In Mytilus trossulus isolate FHL-02 chromosome 6, PNRI_Mtr1.1.1.hap1, whole genome shotgun sequence, a single window of DNA contains:
- the LOC134721853 gene encoding FMRFamide receptor-like: MEQNITNLTSDTVGICDTSESKTFQFYAWGIVANIISAYGIIGNILSVIVLRHRIMQNSTSYYLISLAIYDTIVLLSMSLFLAIPTIYLAKGDLEDYYYAYMYMHPFCYPVALFAQTGTIYTTMAFTIERYIAVCRPLEAANTCTLSRTKRVICLIFVSSLVYNLPRFLEYETVQYIDSSSNTTLPNIQLTQIGTNEIFRQVYFIYLNLFTMFLLPFTFLAVLNIQLIRAVKVARNARIKMSTSASKEANLTVMLIAVIIVFLVCQLPSIADNILWTIFEKGQLHCSIHYIRFTTMSNLMVVVNSAINFILYCLFGKRFRKVFIKIFCKWKKTEPQFKYIMYDSVVINTGSRRVLNPTKFYDTDSTFV; the protein is encoded by the coding sequence ATGGAGCAGAATATTACAAATCTGACAAGTGACACAGTTGGCATATGTGATACTtcagaatcaaaaacatttcaattcTATGCATGGGGAATCGTGGCCAATATTATCTCTGCTTATGGAATTATAGGTAACATCCTGTCCGTTATTGTGTTACGTCATAGGATCATGCAGAACTCAACATCTTATTATCTCATCTCGCTTGCTATTTACGACACAATTGTACTGTTGTCGATGTCCCTATTTTTAGCGATTCCTACGATTTATTTAGCAAAGGGAGATCTTGAGGATTACTATTATGCTTATATGTACATGCATCCCTTCTGTTATCCTGTGGCACTTTTTGCTCAAACTGGAACAATTTACACCACAATGGCGTTTACAATAGAAAGATATATTGCCGTCTGCAGACCTTTAGAAGcagcaaatacatgtacactttcCCGAACAAAAAGAGTGATTTGTCTGATTTTTGTTTCATCATTGGTTTACAATTTACCGAGATTCTTAGAATACGAGACTGTACAGTACATTGACTCCAGTAGTAATACCACTCTCCCAAACATACAGCTTACACAAATTGGGACCAATGAAATTTTCCGCCAAGtgtatttcatttatctaaatCTTTTTACAATGTTTCTGCTTCCGTTTACTTTTCTTGCAGTATTAAACATCCAATTAATTCGTGCAGTCAAAGTAGCTAGAAATGCAAGGATTAAGATGAGTACTTCTGCTTCTAAGGAAGCAAATTTAACGGTAATGTTAATTGCGGTCATCATAGTTTTCTTAGTCTGTCAATTACCATCAATAGCAGACAATATCCTCTGGACTATATTTGAAAAAGGACAATTGCACTGTTCAATACATTACATAAGATTTACAACCATGAGTAATCTTATGGTCGTGGTTAATTCGGCTATAAACTTCATTCTTTACTGTTTATTTGGTAAACGATTCCGTAAAGTGTTCATTAAAATATTCTGCAAATGGAAGAAGACTGAGCcacaattcaaatatataatgtatGATAGTGTGGTTATAAACACTGGCAGTCGGAGGGTACTGAACCCTACTAAGTTTTATGACACGGATAGTACATTTGTATGA